One stretch of Candidatus Margulisiibacteriota bacterium DNA includes these proteins:
- the sbcB gene encoding exodeoxyribonuclease I, with protein MTNSYLFYDLETFGTDPRADRIAQFAALRTDKEFNPLEDPIVLYCKIPPDYLPDIEACLISRITPQKTLQDGLVEYEFVQKIYEEFCRPDTCILGYNNIRFDDEFIRNAFYHNLLDPYVREYADGNSRWDLIDVVRATHDLRPDGINWPNNGEDKPSFRLQDLTAANNIEHTRSHDALSDVHAVISLAGLIREKQPKLFNYFLNNHDKTSINKLIKVFSKEPFVHTSRMLATDCGCTSVMCPLIVDPKNSNYILCFDLRYSPDSLISLPSEELKKLIFISKDEPEFEDRVRIKGIYTNKSPIVAPISVLTDADWARLSLDKQSCLDKFNKIMENMAEISEKLKSIYSIKPDYKTEDSDPELQIYSGGFFSDQDRTLFQFIHENSPDRWLSLNSEFEDPRLPTMLWRMIARNYPEILSDEDKNRWEEFRKQRLDGATSLTKRNFVDWQQDLDNRIKSSPDPQTTKILEELKEYLAASLYF; from the coding sequence GTGACTAACTCATATCTTTTCTATGATCTCGAAACCTTCGGTACCGACCCCCGCGCGGACCGTATCGCCCAGTTCGCGGCTCTGCGTACGGATAAAGAATTTAATCCCCTGGAAGACCCGATTGTGCTTTACTGCAAAATTCCACCCGACTACCTGCCGGATATCGAAGCCTGTCTTATATCCCGTATTACCCCGCAAAAAACACTGCAGGACGGGCTGGTGGAATACGAGTTTGTCCAAAAAATTTATGAGGAATTTTGCAGGCCCGATACCTGTATTCTGGGCTACAACAATATTCGCTTTGATGATGAGTTTATTCGCAACGCTTTTTACCACAACCTTTTAGACCCATATGTTCGGGAGTACGCGGACGGCAATTCCCGCTGGGACCTGATCGATGTGGTACGCGCCACCCACGATCTGCGGCCGGACGGCATTAACTGGCCCAACAATGGCGAAGACAAACCCTCATTCAGATTGCAAGACCTTACCGCGGCCAATAATATTGAACACACCCGGTCCCATGACGCGCTAAGCGATGTTCACGCCGTTATCAGCCTGGCCGGACTCATCAGAGAAAAACAGCCCAAATTATTTAATTATTTTCTGAATAACCATGATAAAACCAGTATAAACAAATTAATTAAAGTTTTTTCCAAAGAACCCTTTGTGCACACGTCCCGCATGCTGGCCACAGATTGCGGCTGTACTTCGGTTATGTGCCCGCTGATCGTGGACCCCAAGAACAGCAATTATATTCTTTGCTTTGATCTGCGCTACAGCCCGGACAGCCTCATTAGCCTGCCTTCTGAAGAGCTCAAAAAGCTGATTTTTATTTCCAAAGATGAACCCGAGTTCGAGGACCGGGTACGCATCAAAGGAATTTACACCAACAAATCCCCCATTGTGGCTCCCATATCCGTGCTCACCGATGCTGATTGGGCCAGATTGAGCCTGGATAAGCAGTCCTGTCTGGACAAATTTAATAAAATCATGGAGAACATGGCTGAAATCAGCGAAAAGTTGAAGAGTATTTACAGCATAAAGCCGGACTATAAAACCGAAGATTCGGACCCGGAACTGCAGATTTATTCCGGTGGGTTTTTCAGCGATCAGGACAGGACTTTGTTTCAATTTATACATGAAAACAGCCCGGATAGATGGCTGAGCCTGAACAGTGAATTTGAAGACCCCCGTCTGCCTACCATGCTCTGGCGCATGATAGCCAGAAATTATCCCGAAATTTTATCCGACGAAGACAAAAATAGGTGGGAAGAGTTTCGTAAACAACGACTGGACGGAGCTACTTCTCTTACCAAACGAAATTTTGTTGACTGGCAGCAAGACCTTGATAACCGTATCAAGTCCTCCCCCGATCCGCAAACTACTAAAATTCTTGAAGAATTGAAAGAGTATTTAGCCGCTTCTCTATACTTCTGA